A single region of the Salvia miltiorrhiza cultivar Shanhuang (shh) chromosome 8, IMPLAD_Smil_shh, whole genome shotgun sequence genome encodes:
- the LOC131000132 gene encoding aspartic proteinase 36-like, with the protein MPPANIPVVVAACLVLLVSVVGGVTLTLEKANHEGVELSRLRDLDRARHGRILQQRPAGVVDFPVEGTYDPYLVGLYFTRVKLGNPPKEFYVQIDTGSDVLWVSCTPCSGCPTSSGLQIQLEFFDPSSSSTAGLISCSDRRCAVGEQSGDSICSSKNQCGYTFQYGDGSGTSGYYLSDYMYLDTVVGNSVTNTSAPVVFGCSTSQTGDLTKPDRAVDGIFGFGQQALSVISQLSSQGITPNAFSHCLNGGNGGGILVLGQIVEPNLVYTPLVPSQPHYNVNLQSISVNGQTLPIDSSAFSTSNNGGTIIDSGTTLAYLAEEAYDPFVNAIMQTVSQYVRPLFTKGNQCYLATSSVSEIFPPVSLNFAGGASMVLRPEDYLLQQNSIGGAAVWCIGFQKTQSKGITILGDIVLKDKIVVYDLANQRIGWANYDCSSSVNVSTSSTGPTEFVNAGQFDNNSSAHYKPSNLLLSMVICLLLHRTFFGVLLPFL; encoded by the exons ATGCCGCCGGCGAATATTCCGGTTGTGGTGGCGGCGTGCCTGGTGTTGTTGGTGTCGGTGGTTGGTGGCGTGACGTTGACTCTAGAGAAGGCGAATCACGAGGGAGTTGAGCTGAGTCGACTCAGAGATCTCGACCGCGCCAGGCACGGCAGAATCCTGCAGCAGCGCCCCGCCGGCGTCGTCGATTTCCCAGTTGAAGGCACTTACGATCCTTATCTTGTAGG GCTATATTTTACAAGAGTTAAATTGGGAAATCCTCCAAAAGAATTTTATGTACAGATAGATACTGGAAGTGATGTGCTCTGGGTCAGTTGCACTCCCTGCTCCGGTTGCCCCACTTCAAGTGGCCTccag ATACAGCTCGAGTTTTTCGATCCATCTAGCTCATCGACTGCAGGTCTCATATCATGTTCGGACCGAAGGTGTGCAGTGGGAGAGCAGTCCGGTGACTCGATTTGTTCAAGTAAGAATCAATGTGGATACACCTTCCAATATGGTGATGGCAGTGGCACATCAGGATATTACTTATCAGACTACATGTATCTTGACACTGTAGTTGGGAATTCAGTGACTAATACTTCAGCACCTGTTGTTTTTGG CTGTAGTACATCACAGACTGGGGATCTTACCAAGCCAGATAGGGCAGTTGATGGTATATTTGGTTTTGGACAGCAGGCCTTGTCTGTGATTTCACAACTTTCTTCACAGGGTATAACACCAAACGCGTTTTCTCATTGCCTGAATGGAGGAAATGGTGGTGGTATTTTGGTGCTTGGCCAGATTGTGGAGCCAAATTTAGTTTACACGCCGCTTGTCCCATCACA GCCACATTACAACGTCAATCTACAAAGCATCTCAGTGAATGGACAGACACTACCCATTGATTCATCAGCATTTTCAACATCAAACAATGGAGGAACAATAATCGATTCAGGAACAACGTTGGCATACCTTGCAGAAGAGGCTTATGATCCTTTCGTCAATGCA ATTATGCAAACTGTTTCACAATACGTGCGCCCTCTTTTTACCAAGGGGAACCAGTGCTATCTAGCCACCTCCAG TGTCTCTGAGATTTTCCCTCCAGTTAGTTTAAACTTTGCTGGTGGTGCTTCAATGGTATTGAGGCCTGAGGATTACCTTCTGCAGCAGAACTCTATT GGCGGTGCTGCTGTATGGTGCATTGGCTTTCAGAAAACTCAGAGCAAAGGAATAACAATTTTAGGAG ACATTGTCTTGAAAGATAAAATCGTTGTGTACGATTTGGCTAACCAAAGAATTGGATGGGCAAACTACGACT GCTCTTCGTCCGTGAACGTCTCCACAAGCAGCACGGGCCCAACTGAGTTTGTGAACGCGGGACAATTTGACAACAATAGCTCAGCACATTACAAGCCTTCCAATCTGCTGTTGAGCATGGTCATATGCCTCTTATTGCACAGAACATTCTTTGGTGTTTTGTTGCCATTTTTATGA
- the LOC131000133 gene encoding agmatine coumaroyltransferase-2-like isoform X2, protein MASTTLSSPNKFRKAIMKLKIASSKLIKPLYVGNPPPTLTDCIPLSVFDKVTYDQHVAVVYAYRPPTPPNATIEQGLRRALAAYRGWAGRLGKDANGDPIILLNDEGVRFVEASVDRNLDQSVTFSPSTSLLSMHPALEGVVELVQVQLTRFSCGSMVVGFTAHHLVADGHATSNFLVAWGLASRGHEITSLPFNDRTIFSPRNPPRFDFQHRGAEYISRNFKKVYPLIDHDVDDIVAHKVHFTSEFLSRVKPFSTFESLLAHLWRTITKARGLNGSETTQLRISVDGRARLNPRVPNEYFGNLVLWAFAKAKVDDLLRAPLPYAAKLLHEAVVNVNDDYFKSFIDFANHKVEEEDLVPNADTEESILWPNLEVHSWLRFPFYDLDLGSGSPYIFLPSFSPTEGMIFLLPSFAGDGSIDVFVPLFQENYTIFKEICFSLE, encoded by the exons ATGGCCTCCACTACACTCTCATCGCCTAATAAATTTCGTAAAGCAATCATGAAATTGAAAATAGCAAGTTCAAAGCTTATTAAGCCTTTGTATGTAGGCAACCCTCCTCCAACATTAACCGATTGCATCCCTTTATCTGTCTTTGATAAGGTGACCTACGATCAACATGTAGCCGTTGTTTATGCATATCGCCCTCCGACACCACCCAATGCGACGATCGAGCAAGGCCTAAGGAGGGCCTTGGCCGCGTATCGCGGGTGGGCCGGGAGGCTCGGTAAAGATGCCAATGGCGATCCGATCATTCTTCTGAATGACGAGGGCGTTAGGTTTGTGGAGGCATCGGTTGATCGTAATCTAGATCAATCCGTCACCTTCAGTCCTTCGACGTCTTTGTTAAGCATGCACCCCGCCTTGGAGGGCGTGGTCGAGCTCGTTCAGGTTCAGCTCACGAGATTCTCGTGCGGCTCGATGGTCGTGGGGTTCACCGCCCACCACCTCGTGGCGGACGGTCACGCCACGAGCAACTTCCTGGTTGCATGGGGCCTAGCTTCGCGGGGACATGAAATTACATCATTACCCTTTAATGATCGTACGATATTCTCCCCGCGAAATCCCCCGAGATTTGACTTTCAACATAGAGGGGCTGAGTACATCTCTAGAAACTTCAAGAAAGTGTACCCCTTGATAGATCATGATGTGGATGACATTGTGGCACACAAAGTTCATTTCACCTCGGAGTTTCTCTCCAGGGTCAAG CCCTTTAGCACCTTCGAGAGCCTCTTGGCTCATCTTTGGAGAACCATAACAAAGGCGCGCGGCTTGAACGGGTCCGAGACCACCCAACTAAGGATCTCCGTGGACGGCCGGGCCCGACTAAACCCTAGGGTTCCAAATGAATATTTCGGGAATTTGGTGCTGTGGGCATTTGCGAAGGCGAAAGTGGACGACCTCTTACGCGCGCCTCTCCCCTACGCGGCTAAGCTTTTGCACGAGGCGGTCGTAAATGTGAACGACGACTACTTCAAATCGTTCATCGACTTTGCAAATCACAAGGTGGAGGAGGAAGATCTTGTTCCAAATGCAGACACAGAAGAGTCAATATTGTGGCCAAATTTGGAGGTTCATAGCTGGCTAAGGTTTCCATTTTATGATCTTGATTTGGGAAGTGGAAGTCCATACATTTTCTTGCCCTCATTCTCGCCCACAGAGGGCATGATATTCCTTCTCCCCTCCTTCGCCGGCGACGGAAGTATCGACGTTTTTGTTCCTCTCTTTCAAGAAAATTACACAATTTTCAAAGAAATTTGTTTTTCCTTAGAATAG
- the LOC131000133 gene encoding agmatine coumaroyltransferase-2-like isoform X1 has product MASTTLSSPNKFRKAIMKLKIASSKLIKPLYVGNPPPTLTDCIPLSVFDKVTYDQHVAVVYAYRPPTPPNATIEQGLRRALAAYRGWAGRLGKDANGDPIILLNDEGVRFVEASVDRNLDQSVTFSPSTSLLSMHPALEGVVELVQVQLTRFSCGSMVVGFTAHHLVADGHATSNFLVAWGLASRGHEITSLPFNDRTIFSPRNPPRFDFQHRGAEYISRNFKKVYPLIDHDVDDIVAHKVHFTSEFLSRVKARASSMNGSRKPFSTFESLLAHLWRTITKARGLNGSETTQLRISVDGRARLNPRVPNEYFGNLVLWAFAKAKVDDLLRAPLPYAAKLLHEAVVNVNDDYFKSFIDFANHKVEEEDLVPNADTEESILWPNLEVHSWLRFPFYDLDLGSGSPYIFLPSFSPTEGMIFLLPSFAGDGSIDVFVPLFQENYTIFKEICFSLE; this is encoded by the coding sequence ATGGCCTCCACTACACTCTCATCGCCTAATAAATTTCGTAAAGCAATCATGAAATTGAAAATAGCAAGTTCAAAGCTTATTAAGCCTTTGTATGTAGGCAACCCTCCTCCAACATTAACCGATTGCATCCCTTTATCTGTCTTTGATAAGGTGACCTACGATCAACATGTAGCCGTTGTTTATGCATATCGCCCTCCGACACCACCCAATGCGACGATCGAGCAAGGCCTAAGGAGGGCCTTGGCCGCGTATCGCGGGTGGGCCGGGAGGCTCGGTAAAGATGCCAATGGCGATCCGATCATTCTTCTGAATGACGAGGGCGTTAGGTTTGTGGAGGCATCGGTTGATCGTAATCTAGATCAATCCGTCACCTTCAGTCCTTCGACGTCTTTGTTAAGCATGCACCCCGCCTTGGAGGGCGTGGTCGAGCTCGTTCAGGTTCAGCTCACGAGATTCTCGTGCGGCTCGATGGTCGTGGGGTTCACCGCCCACCACCTCGTGGCGGACGGTCACGCCACGAGCAACTTCCTGGTTGCATGGGGCCTAGCTTCGCGGGGACATGAAATTACATCATTACCCTTTAATGATCGTACGATATTCTCCCCGCGAAATCCCCCGAGATTTGACTTTCAACATAGAGGGGCTGAGTACATCTCTAGAAACTTCAAGAAAGTGTACCCCTTGATAGATCATGATGTGGATGACATTGTGGCACACAAAGTTCATTTCACCTCGGAGTTTCTCTCCAGGGTCAAGGCCAGGGCTTCCTCGATGAATGGATCGAGGAAGCCCTTTAGCACCTTCGAGAGCCTCTTGGCTCATCTTTGGAGAACCATAACAAAGGCGCGCGGCTTGAACGGGTCCGAGACCACCCAACTAAGGATCTCCGTGGACGGCCGGGCCCGACTAAACCCTAGGGTTCCAAATGAATATTTCGGGAATTTGGTGCTGTGGGCATTTGCGAAGGCGAAAGTGGACGACCTCTTACGCGCGCCTCTCCCCTACGCGGCTAAGCTTTTGCACGAGGCGGTCGTAAATGTGAACGACGACTACTTCAAATCGTTCATCGACTTTGCAAATCACAAGGTGGAGGAGGAAGATCTTGTTCCAAATGCAGACACAGAAGAGTCAATATTGTGGCCAAATTTGGAGGTTCATAGCTGGCTAAGGTTTCCATTTTATGATCTTGATTTGGGAAGTGGAAGTCCATACATTTTCTTGCCCTCATTCTCGCCCACAGAGGGCATGATATTCCTTCTCCCCTCCTTCGCCGGCGACGGAAGTATCGACGTTTTTGTTCCTCTCTTTCAAGAAAATTACACAATTTTCAAAGAAATTTGTTTTTCCTTAGAATAG
- the LOC131000134 gene encoding uncharacterized protein LOC131000134: MAEEAAPERNCGDRSETSDYTSEDEGTEDYRRGGYHAVRIGDTFKHGRYVVQSKLGWGHFSTVWLAWDIQKSIYVALKVQKSAQHYTEAAMDEITILKQIAEGDPEDKKCVVKLLDHFKHSGPNGQHVCMVFEYLGDNLLTLIKYSDYRGLPLNKVKEICFHILVGLDYLHRKLSIIHTDLKPENILLLSVIDPSKDPTKSGAPLILPTSKGKIAFESQASKDVKGSCSDFSKNQKKKIRRKANPTARRCAGNEVSEEAEPDNEASGPEDDKSGEELCISSVPEAANNDETSNVYVGANDNKRGSQSARQKLLAEVDLKCKLVDFGSACWIHKQFTSDIQTRQYRCPEVILGSKYSTSADMWSFACICFELATGDVLFDPHSGENFDRDEDHLALMMELLGMMPRKVALGGRYSRDFFNRFGDLRHIRRLRVWPLVKVLLEKYEFCEQDASEMADFLIQILDFVPEKRLTAAQCLNHPWISGGPRQLSPSISQPKEVENGIADKKKDKDERETMEVRVGNMAIDGAASRPSKDSISLSSPINNHRS, from the exons ATGGCGGAAGAGGCGGCGCCCGAGAGGAACTGCGGTGATCGGAGCGAGACGAGCGACTACACGTCGGAGGATGAGGGGACGGAGGACTACAGGCGCGGCGGATATCACGCCGTGCGGATCGGCGATACATTCAAGCATGGAAGATATGTTGTTCAGAGCAAGCTCGGCTGGGGCCATTTCTCCACCGTCTGGCTAGCTTGGGACATTCAGAAATCT ATATATGTAGCCCTGAAGGTTCAAAAGAGCGCACAACACTACACTGAAGCAGCAATGGATGAGATCACTATTTTAAAACAGATAGCTGAGGGCGATCCAGAAGATAAAAAATGTGTCGTGAAACTTTTGGATCACTTTAAGCATTCAGGGCCAAATGGTCAGCATGTATGTATGGTCTTTGAATACTTGGGAGACAATCTTCTAACCTTAATTAAGTATTCAGACTACAGAGGTCTTCCCCTTAACAAGGTTAAAGAAATTTGTTTCCACATTTTAGTGGGATTGGATTATCTGCATCGTAAATTATCAATCATACACACAGATTTGAAACCAGAGAACATATTGCTTCTGTCCGTGATAGACCCGTCTAAAGATCCTACGAAATCGGGGGCACCTCTCATCCTCCCTACCAGTAAGGGCAAGATTGCATTCGAGTCTCAGGCTTCAAAAGATGTTAAGGGCTCATGCAGTGACTTTTCTAAAAACCAGAAAAAGAAAATCCGGAGAAAGGCTAACCCAACAGCGAGGAGATGTGCTGGGAATGAAGTTTCTGAGGAAGCTGAGCCAGATAATGAGGCAAGTGGGCCTGAAGATGACAAATCCGGAGAGGAGCTATGTATATCTTCAGTTCCTGAAGCAGCAAACAATGATGAAACTAGTAATGTGTATGTTGGGGCTAACGATAATAAGAGGGGTAGCCAGTCTGCAAGGCAGAAGCTCTTGGCTGAGGTTGATCTAAAGTGCAAATTGGTTGATTTTGGAAGTGCCTGTTGGATTCACAAACAATTCACAAGTGATATTCAGACAAGGCAGTACAGATGTCCGGAGGTTATTTTGGGTTCTAAGTACTCAACATCAGCTGATATGTGGTCATTTGCTTGCATATGCTTTGAGCTGGCCACCGGCGATGTTCTTTTTGACCCACATAGCGGTGAAAACTTTGATCGTGATGAG GATCATTTGGCCCTGATGATGGAACTTCTTGGAATGATGCCACGCAAG GTTGCCTTGGGCGGACGTTACTCTCGAGACTTCTTTAATAGATTTGGAGATTTGAGACATATTAGAAGATTGAGAGTTTGGCCTCTCGTGAAGGTGCTTTTGGAGAAATACGAGTTCTGTGAACAAGATGCTAGCGAGATGGCAGATTTCCTTATTCAGATACTAGATTTCGTGCCTGAGAAAAGGCTGACAGCCGCCCAATGTCTTAATCATCCATGGATAAGTGGAGGCCCTCGCCAACTATCCCCTTCAATCTCTCAACCCAAGGAAGTAGAAAATGGTATTGCTGATAAGAAAAAGGACAAGGATGAGAGGGAGACAATGGAGGTTAGAGTGGGAAATATGGCTATTGATGGAGCAGCATCAAGACCTAGCAAAGATTCTATATCTTTATCAAGCCCTATAAACAATCATCGATCATGA
- the LOC131000135 gene encoding magnesium transporter MRS2-11, chloroplastic — protein sequence MASPTSLHSPNFLQPPLHSPQFRLILAGISLSQSKQDFSRKLLLWQQQQQPRRSWDPLRHVGAKEVVIKCLTEPAEERESSGEAVLDKDGDDEEVNIGQDFPNGAAVTQRISDSISLGIREPVYEVVEVKSNGIVSTRKINRRHLLKSSGLRPRDIRSVDPSLWLTNTMPSILVREYALLLNLGSLRAIAMQECVFIFNYNRRAGKAFIDALLPRLNPKNMTGGPSMPFVLEVVEAALFSRIQRLEQRLMDLEPRVQDLLEVLPNRLTANILEELRISKQTLVELGSKAGALKQMLLDILEDTHEIRRICIMGRNCTLTKTDEMECSVPLEKEIAEEEEEEIEMLLENYLQRCESCHGQAERLLDSAKEMEDSIAVNLSSRRLEVSRVELLLQVGALCVGVGALVAGIFGMNLRSYLEERVFAFWLTTAAIFVGALLGFFLMYAYLRQKKIL from the exons ATGGCGTCTCCGACTTCTCTGCATTCTCCAAATTTCCTGCAACCGCCGCTACACTCCCCTCAATTCCGCCTAATCCTGGCTGGAATTTCGCTATCGCAGTCGAAGCAGGATTTTTCTCGCAAATTGTTGTtgtggcagcagcagcagcagcctcggAGGAGCTGGGATCCCCTGCGCCACGTCGGAGCTAAGGAAGTTGTGATTAAGTGTTTGACGGAACCGGCCGAGGAGAGAGAAAGTTCAGGTGAAGCTGTGTTGGATAAGGACGGGGATGATGAGGAGGTGAATATTGGTCAGGATTTCCCCAACGGCGCTGCTGTTACGCAGAGGATCTCGGATTCTATCTCCCTTGGGATTCGCGAGCCAGTGTATGAG GTTGTGGAAGTGAAGTCTAATGGGATCGTCTCCACACGGAAAATTAATCGGAGACACTTGTTAAAATCAAGTG GTCTCCGACCTCGAGATATTAGGAGTGTTGATCCATCGTTGTGGCTAACCAATACAATGCCTTCAATATTG GTACGGGAATATGCACTTTTGCTGAACTTGGGATCATTACGGGCAATTGCAATGCAAGAATGTGTTTTTATATTCAACTATAACAG GAGAGCAGGAAAAGcatttattgatgcattgttacCCCGCTTAAACCCGAAGAACATGACTGGAGGCCCCTCAATGCCTTTTGTGCTTGAG GTAGTTGAGGCAGCACTATTTTCTCGAATACAGCGCCTGGAACAGAGATTAATGGATTTAGAACCACGT GTCCAAGATTTGCTTGAGGTTCTTCCTAATCGATTGACTGCCAACATATTGGAGGAACTTCGAATTAGCAAACAAACACTA GTGGAATTGGGCTCAAAGGCTGGGGCTTTGAAGCAAATGTTGCTTGATATCCTTGAGGATACCCATGAAATACGGAGAATATGTATTATGGGAAGAAACTGCACTCTGACAAAAACTGATGAGATGGAATGCTCGGTTCCCTTGGAGAAGGAGATAGCCGAGG AAGAGGAGGAAGAGATTGAAATGCTTTTGGAAAACTATCTCCAAAG ATGTGAATCTTGTCATGGTCAAGCAGAGAGGCTTCTTGATTCAGCAAAGGAAATGGAAGATTCAATTGCAGTTAACCTGAG CTCTCGGAGACTTGAAGTAAGTAGAGTGGAGCTTCTCCTTCAAGTCGGGGCATTATGTGTTGGAGTTGGTGCCCTAGTTGCAG GTATATTCGGCATGAACCTGAGATCTTATCTCGAGGAACGTGTG TTCGCCTTTTGGCTAACAACAGCAGCAATTTTCGTGGGTGCTCTGCTTGGATTCTTTCTCATGTATGCATACCTCAGGCAAAAGAAGATTTTGTAA
- the LOC131000136 gene encoding organellar oligopeptidase A, chloroplastic/mitochondrial-like: MASAENPLLQDFIFPPYDVIEPNHVCPAIQTLLIQLEKDLDELEKTVEPTWAGLVVPLEKMIDRLSVVWGIVNHLNSVKDCPQLRAAIQQVQPKKVEFQLKLRQSKLIYKAFKAIRDSLDWGKLSEARKRVVDLKLKEAVLYGVSLEDTSRERFNEIEQELEKLAQKFEENILDATKSFEKVITDKKEIEGLPLTTLTIAAEAAIVKGYENATADDGPWIITLDGPVYRSVLQHVCSRSLREEVFRAYVTRASDGPLNNTPIIERVLELRLEKAKLLGFKNYAEVSLEMKMATVDTAKDLIEKLHKASWGPAIRELEELRDYARGRGAQEANDLNQWDINFWSERLRESTYDFDEEELRPYFPLPKVMEGLFNLSKKLFEVDIEPADGTAPVWNKDVSFYKIRDSSGAPIAYFYFDPYSRPSEKRGGAWADLVVGRSGVCSSDITRPRLPITNVVCNLTPPTRDKPSLMTIREVEAVFHEFGHALQHLLTTQDEGLVSGNKGIEWDAVEIPSLFMENWCYQRETILSIAKHYESGEPLPENTCLRILRARTFRAGTLLLRQLRYAAVDLELHSTYVPGGLESIYDVDQEIGKRTHTIPLLPEDRFLCSFSHIFADKYAAGYYSYQWAEVLSADAFSAFEEAGLDDDQSLREMGRRFRETILALGGGKAPNEVFLEFRGREPTPDAFLRYNGLLPAVAAA, from the exons ATGGCATCAGCTGAGAATCCATTGCTGCAAGACTTCATTTTCCCGCCATACGATGTGATAGAGCCTAATCACGTCTGCCCCGCAATTCAAACCTTGCTCATCCAACTC GAGAAGGATTTGGATGAATTGGAGAAAACAGTGGAGCCCACATGGGCAGGATTGGTTGTGCCTCTGGAGAAGATGATAGATAGGTTATCAGTTGTTTGGGGGATTGTGAATCATCTCAACTCTGTCAAGGATTGCCCTCAGCTTAGGGCTGCAATTCAACAAGTTCAA CCCAAGAAGGTTGAATTCCAGCTGAAATTGAGACAGAGTAAGCTCATATACAAGGCCTTCAAGGCCATCAGAGACTCTCTGGATTGGGGAAAGCTGAGTGAAGCGCGCAAACGAGTAGTCGACT TGAAGTTGAAAGAAGCAGTTTTGTATGGAGTTTCTCTCGAAGATACCAGTCGAGAACGTTTCAACGAAATAGAGCAG GAGCTAGAAAAACTTGCTCAAAAGTTTGAAGAGAATATTCTAGATGCAACAAAAAGTTTTGAGAAAGTTATTACagataaaaaagaaatagaagGCTTGCCTTTGACCACCCTTACTATAGCTGCAGAGGCTGCCATTGTCAAG GGATATGAGAATGCCACAGCTGATGATGGTCCTTGGATAATTACGTTGGATGGCCCAGTTTATCGATCTGTGCTGCAACACGTTTGCAGCAGATCCTTGAGAGAGGAAGTTTTCCGTGCATATGTGACTCGTGCATCGGATGGACCTCTGAATAACACGCCTATTATTGAACGCGTTTTGGAACTCAGATTGGAGAAAGCAAAACTCCTTGGCTTCAAGAACTATGCTGAG GTGAGTTTAGAGATGAAAATGGCCACCGTTGATACAGCAAAGGATCTTATTGAGAAGCTTCATAAGGCTTCTTGGGGTCCTGCCATTCGGG AGTTGGAGGAGCTGCGAGACTATGCCAGAGGGCGAGGTGCTCAAGAGGCGAATGATTTGAATCAATGGGATATCAATTTCTGGAGTGAAAGGCTTCGAGAATCAACTTATGACTTCGATGAG GAAGAGCTACGCCCTTATTTCCCTTTGCCAAAGGTAATGGAAGGTCTCTTCAACCTGTCGAAAAAGCTATTTGAGGTAGATATTGAGCCAGCTGATGGCACAGCTCCG GTCTGGAACAAAGATGTCAGCTTCTACAAAATCAGAGATTCTTCAGGTGCTCCCATTGCCTACTTTTACTTTGATCCGTACTCTCGTCCCTCAGAGAAACGCGGTGGTGCATGGGCCGATTTAGTTGTTGGCAGGAGTGGTGTGTGCTCGAGTGACATTACCCGTCCCCGGTTACCAATCACAAATGTTGTTTGCAATCTCACTCCACCAACAAGGGACAAGCCAAGTCTTATGACCATACGCGAG GTTGAGGCGGTATTCCATGAGTTCGGCCACGCACTTCAGCATTTGCTAACCACACAAGACGAAGGCCTAGTATCCGGCAACAAAGGGATAGAATGGGATGCTGTGGAGATTCCTTCTCTCTTCATGGAGAACTGGTGTTACCAGAG GGAAACCATATTGAGCATCGCCAAGCATTATGAAAGTGGAGAACCTCTACCAGAAAACACGTGCTTGAGAATTCTTCGAGCAAGGACGTTTAGGGCAGGTACCCTACTGCTTCGTCAG CTGCGCTACGCTGCTGTGGATTTGGAACTACACTCAACCTATGTTCCGGGGGGACTAGAGTCTATATACGACGTAGATCAAGAAATAGGTAAGAGGACTCATACAATACCGTTGCTGCCAGAAGACAGATTTCTTTGCAGTTTCAGTCATATCTTTGCAG ATAAATATGCAGCAGGATATTACAGTTATCAG TGGGCAGAGGTATTATCTGCAGATGCTTTTTCTGCATTTGAGGAGGCTGGGTTGGATGATGATCAG TCTCTTAGAGAAATGGGGCGTAGATTTCGTGAAACCATTCTTGCCCTTGGAGGTGGGAAGGCACCCAATGAG GTGTTCCTGGAGTTTCGAGGTCGTGAACCTACACCGGATGCATTTCTCCGCTACAACGGCTTGTTGCCCGCCGTTGCTGCTGCGTGA
- the LOC131000139 gene encoding uncharacterized protein LOC131000139 isoform X2, with protein MDFNQAALKLLCAQLKNARQTPSQKAFSLGGILFQRAWIQGVLVSVPSVSDYGESGRFLLDDGTGVIELSLSRDFRGRHWESGDLPLIKVHKIVDLSPFPDRESMWYLEVMEAFKLFYEPLFQE; from the exons ATGGATTTCAATCAAGCAGCATTAAAGCTGCTGTGTGCGCAACTGAAAAACGCCCGCCAAACGCCGTCGCAGAAGGCCTTCAGTCTCGGCGGCATCCTCTTCCAACGCGCTTGGATTCAG GGGGTTCTAGTCTCCGTACCTTCGGTATCTGACTATGGTGAGAGCGGCCGCTTCCTTCTAGACGACGGCACCGGCGTCATTGAACTATCGCTCTCCCGCGACTTCCGCGGCCGCCACTGGGAATCAG GTGATCTGCCATTGATTAAG GTTCACAAAATTGTTGATCTTTCACCATTTCCAGATAGGGAATCAATGTGGTATCTAGAAGTCATGGAAGCTTTCAAGCTCTTTTACGAACCATTATTTCAAGAATGA
- the LOC131000139 gene encoding uncharacterized protein LOC131000139 isoform X1 translates to MDFNQAALKLLCAQLKNARQTPSQKAFSLGGILFQRAWIQGVLVSVPSVSDYGESGRFLLDDGTGVIELSLSRDFRGRHWESGMYLMVVGGFNVRAGDLPLIKVHKIVDLSPFPDRESMWYLEVMEAFKLFYEPLFQE, encoded by the exons ATGGATTTCAATCAAGCAGCATTAAAGCTGCTGTGTGCGCAACTGAAAAACGCCCGCCAAACGCCGTCGCAGAAGGCCTTCAGTCTCGGCGGCATCCTCTTCCAACGCGCTTGGATTCAG GGGGTTCTAGTCTCCGTACCTTCGGTATCTGACTATGGTGAGAGCGGCCGCTTCCTTCTAGACGACGGCACCGGCGTCATTGAACTATCGCTCTCCCGCGACTTCCGCGGCCGCCACTGGGAATCAG GGATGTACCTAATGGTGGTTGGAGGGTTTAATGTCCGCGCAGGTGATCTGCCATTGATTAAG GTTCACAAAATTGTTGATCTTTCACCATTTCCAGATAGGGAATCAATGTGGTATCTAGAAGTCATGGAAGCTTTCAAGCTCTTTTACGAACCATTATTTCAAGAATGA